A single region of the Anaerococcus urinomassiliensis genome encodes:
- the recR gene encoding recombination mediator RecR: MAIYPESLDNLIEQFQKLPTIGKKSAERLAMSIVSRDRDSVEDFSKALIEVKEKIKHCDICGNLTENDICDICKDITREDDFICVIEDVTDLIAIEKSHAYHGKYHVLGGLISPSDGIGPEELNIDKLIKRIDEDGVKEIILAISSTIEGETTSLFLSSLLAKKGVRLSKIAQGIPVGSNLEYFDQLTLERAIEDRREVIE, encoded by the coding sequence ATGGCAATCTATCCAGAAAGTTTAGATAATCTAATAGAACAATTTCAAAAACTTCCTACTATAGGCAAAAAATCTGCTGAAAGACTAGCAATGAGCATAGTTAGTAGAGATAGGGATAGTGTAGAGGATTTTTCTAAGGCGCTTATAGAGGTCAAAGAAAAGATAAAGCATTGCGATATCTGTGGAAATCTTACAGAAAATGACATATGTGATATTTGTAAGGACATCACCCGTGAAGATGACTTTATTTGCGTTATCGAAGATGTAACTGATCTCATAGCAATAGAAAAATCTCACGCCTATCATGGCAAATACCATGTCCTAGGTGGTTTGATATCTCCTTCAGATGGAATTGGCCCTGAAGAGTTAAACATAGATAAACTTATCAAAAGAATTGATGAAGATGGGGTAAAGGAGATAATACTTGCAATTTCTTCCACTATAGAAGGAGAAACAACTAGCCTATTTTTATCAAGTTTATTAGCCAAAAAAGGTGTAAGACTATCAAAGATTGCCCAGGGTATACCAGTTGGCTCAAACTTAGAATATTTTGATCAACTTACCTTAGAAAGGGCAATAGAAGATAGGAGAGAAGTTATTGAATAA